One Micromonospora sp. FIMYZ51 genomic window carries:
- a CDS encoding amidohydrolase family protein, producing the protein MAAGRSAGLREREIRRGVRENIRTGADQIKVMASGGAMSPADELDTIQYSPEELRMAVQTATAAGKYVLAHAYSSAAIRNCVEAGVRSIEHGNLMDEATAALLAEAGTYLVPTLSTYELLHRQGAEHGVAPEPLEKIRMAHEQGLRSLEYAYRAGVRIASGSDLLGPMFEHKHRELSLKAEIMPTTRQRYAGSSGSPRAAAGWPRSCRYTSATSWWRSTPTARRSASTRWCTGAR; encoded by the coding sequence GTGGCTGCGGGTCGCTCAGCGGGGCTGCGGGAGCGGGAGATCCGCCGGGGCGTCCGGGAGAACATCCGTACCGGTGCCGACCAGATCAAGGTGATGGCCAGCGGCGGTGCCATGTCGCCCGCCGACGAGCTGGACACCATCCAGTACAGCCCGGAGGAGCTGCGGATGGCGGTGCAGACCGCCACGGCGGCCGGCAAGTACGTCCTCGCGCACGCGTACTCCTCCGCCGCGATCCGCAACTGCGTCGAGGCCGGCGTCCGGTCGATCGAGCACGGCAACCTGATGGACGAGGCGACCGCGGCGCTGCTCGCCGAGGCCGGCACCTACCTGGTGCCCACGCTCTCCACCTATGAGCTGCTGCACCGCCAGGGCGCCGAGCACGGGGTGGCCCCGGAGCCGCTGGAGAAGATCCGGATGGCGCACGAGCAGGGCCTGCGCTCGTTGGAGTACGCGTACCGCGCCGGGGTACGCATCGCCAGCGGCTCCGACCTGCTCGGCCCGATGTTCGAGCACAAGCACCGGGAACTGTCGCTGAAGGCGGAGATCATGCCGACGACCCGGCAGCGGTACGCCGGTTCGTCGGGTTCACCGCGGGCAGCGGCCGGATGGCCCCGGAGTTGCCGGTACACGAGCGCAACATCCTGGTGGAGGAGTACGCCGACGGCCCGGAGATCAGCGTCGACTCGGTGGTGTACCGGGGCGAGGTGA
- a CDS encoding LUD domain-containing protein, with protein sequence MSGRELILGRLRAALGEARPAPAEVARDYRPAGSVADLDLLVARLTDYRATVHLCDSAGVARVVDEVLGGRQVVVPPGLPRRWLPDSVGVVPDDDLPVARIAAVDGAVTGAAVAVAATGTIVLDGAPDQGRRLITLLPDVHVCVLRSDQVVAAVPDALARLDPRRPLTWISGPSATSDIELNRVEGVHGPRNLHVIIVG encoded by the coding sequence GTGAGCGGGCGGGAACTCATCCTCGGCCGACTCCGCGCCGCCCTGGGCGAGGCGCGGCCGGCACCGGCGGAGGTGGCCCGGGACTACCGGCCCGCCGGCTCGGTCGCCGACCTCGACCTGCTCGTGGCGCGCCTCACCGACTACCGGGCCACCGTGCACCTGTGCGATTCCGCTGGCGTCGCCCGGGTCGTCGACGAGGTGCTCGGCGGCCGGCAGGTCGTGGTGCCACCCGGGTTGCCCCGGCGGTGGCTGCCCGACAGCGTCGGCGTGGTGCCGGACGACGACCTGCCCGTGGCCCGGATCGCCGCCGTGGACGGGGCGGTCACCGGGGCGGCGGTGGCCGTCGCGGCGACCGGCACCATCGTGCTCGACGGTGCTCCGGACCAGGGCCGCCGCCTGATCACTCTGCTGCCCGACGTGCACGTGTGCGTGCTGCGGTCCGATCAGGTCGTCGCCGCGGTGCCGGACGCCCTGGCCCGCCTCGACCCGCGCCGGCCGTTGACCTGGATCAGCGGTCCCTCCGCCACCAGCGACATCGAACTCAACCGGGTCGAGGGCGTGCACGGACCCCGGAACCTGCACGTGATCATCGTCGGCTGA
- a CDS encoding lactate utilization protein B, with protein MTRSFLGMPATAPPGVGQLRGTEPFPAAARRALADAQLRRNLGHATATIRAKSAAVVAEVPDWEQLRAAARAIKADTMARLPELLEQLAAEVTRAGGTVHWAADAVAANRIVTDLVRATGADRVMKVKSMVTQEIGLNEALTAAGIAPVETDLAELIVQLGDDRPSHILVPAIHRNRAEIREIFLRAMPGVDPALTDEPAALAAAARRHLRETFLSTRVAVSGANFAVAETGTLAVVESEGNGRMCLTLPETLITVMGIEKVVPSWRDLEVFLQLLPRASTGERMNPYTSMWTGVTAGDGPQEFHLVLLDNGRSAVLADPVGRQALHCIRCSACLNVCPVYERTGGHAYGSVYPGPIGAVLSPQLTGVADNASLPYASSLCGACYDACPVMIDIPSILVHLRGQAPHSRAETTAMAAAAYTMDHPALYAAAQRATRLSRLAGRRGRGLPPPFSGWTASRDLPEPPPQTFRQWWAER; from the coding sequence ATGACCCGGTCATTCCTCGGCATGCCGGCCACCGCCCCGCCCGGGGTCGGGCAGCTGCGCGGCACCGAGCCCTTCCCTGCTGCCGCACGGCGGGCACTCGCCGACGCCCAACTGCGACGCAACCTCGGCCACGCCACCGCCACCATCCGGGCGAAGTCGGCCGCCGTGGTGGCGGAGGTGCCGGACTGGGAGCAGTTGCGGGCCGCCGCGCGGGCGATCAAGGCCGACACGATGGCCCGCCTGCCGGAGTTGCTGGAGCAGTTGGCGGCCGAGGTCACCCGGGCCGGCGGCACGGTGCACTGGGCCGCCGACGCGGTGGCGGCGAACCGGATCGTCACCGACCTGGTCCGGGCGACCGGTGCCGACCGGGTGATGAAGGTCAAGTCGATGGTCACCCAGGAGATCGGCCTGAACGAGGCCCTCACCGCCGCCGGGATCGCGCCGGTCGAGACCGACCTTGCCGAGCTCATCGTGCAGCTCGGCGACGACCGGCCGAGCCACATCCTGGTGCCGGCCATCCACCGCAACCGGGCGGAGATCCGGGAGATCTTCCTGCGGGCGATGCCGGGTGTCGACCCGGCGCTTACCGACGAGCCGGCGGCCCTGGCCGCCGCCGCGCGCCGCCACCTGCGGGAGACGTTTCTGAGTACGCGGGTGGCCGTCTCCGGAGCCAACTTCGCCGTCGCCGAGACCGGCACCCTCGCTGTCGTCGAGTCCGAGGGCAACGGGCGGATGTGCCTCACCCTGCCGGAGACCCTGATCACCGTGATGGGCATCGAGAAGGTCGTCCCCAGCTGGCGCGACCTGGAGGTCTTCCTCCAACTGCTGCCCCGGGCCTCGACCGGCGAGCGGATGAACCCGTACACCTCGATGTGGACCGGGGTCACTGCGGGCGACGGCCCGCAGGAGTTCCACCTGGTGCTGCTCGACAATGGACGCAGCGCGGTGCTCGCCGACCCGGTGGGCCGGCAGGCGCTGCACTGCATCCGCTGCTCGGCCTGCCTGAACGTGTGTCCGGTGTACGAACGCACCGGCGGGCACGCGTACGGGTCGGTCTATCCGGGGCCGATCGGGGCGGTGCTCTCCCCGCAGCTGACCGGAGTGGCCGACAACGCCTCCCTGCCGTATGCGTCGTCGCTCTGTGGTGCCTGCTACGACGCCTGCCCGGTGATGATCGACATTCCGTCCATCCTGGTTCACCTCCGGGGTCAGGCACCTCATTCGCGCGCCGAGACGACGGCGATGGCCGCTGCCGCGTACACGATGGATCATCCGGCGCTGTACGCGGCTGCACAGCGCGCCACCCGGCTGAGCCGGCTCGCCGGCCGGCGCGGTCGCGGCCTGCCACCGCCGTTCTCCGGCTGGACGGCCAGCCGCGACCTGCCGGAGCCGCCGCCGCAGACCTTTCGCCAGTGGTGGGCCGAGCGGTGA
- a CDS encoding ATP-grasp domain-containing protein → MEEYADGPEISVDSVVYRGEVIPLCIARKEVGFAPYFEETGHVVDPADPLWQDATLGEAVERTHAALGFSDGVTHTEVKLTRQGPKVIEVNARIGGGLIPYLNLLGGGADLGLAAAAVACGHRPPVEVEPRRQVAAIRFYYPPHDDSRIAEIAFDRAPLPAAIVRHGPLAQPGEVKSPPPQGLMDGRVAYAIALGATADECRAALDAASRALRVDTS, encoded by the coding sequence GTGGAGGAGTACGCCGACGGCCCGGAGATCAGCGTCGACTCGGTGGTGTACCGGGGCGAGGTGATCCCGCTCTGCATTGCCCGTAAGGAGGTCGGCTTCGCGCCGTACTTCGAGGAGACCGGGCACGTGGTCGATCCGGCCGACCCGCTGTGGCAGGACGCGACGCTGGGCGAGGCCGTCGAACGCACCCACGCGGCCCTGGGGTTCTCCGACGGGGTGACGCACACCGAGGTGAAGCTGACCCGGCAGGGGCCGAAGGTGATCGAGGTCAACGCCCGGATCGGTGGCGGGCTGATCCCGTACCTCAACCTGCTGGGCGGTGGCGCGGACCTGGGCCTGGCCGCGGCGGCCGTGGCCTGCGGACACCGGCCGCCGGTGGAGGTCGAGCCCCGCCGGCAGGTGGCCGCCATCCGCTTCTACTATCCGCCGCACGACGACAGCCGGATCGCCGAGATCGCCTTCGACCGGGCGCCGCTGCCCGCCGCGATCGTCCGGCACGGGCCGCTGGCGCAGCCGGGTGAGGTGAAGTCGCCGCCGCCGCAGGGGCTGATGGACGGGCGGGTCGCCTACGCGATCGCGCTGGGCGCGACGGCCGACGAGTGCCGGGCCGCGCTGGACGCGGCCAGCCGGGCGCTGCGCGTCGACACATCCTGA